The following are from one region of the Kiritimatiellia bacterium genome:
- a CDS encoding MATE family efflux transporter, translating to MSNSTPEMAPGGYRETLKVAWPLIVSMGSFTLMQFTDRLFLAWYSAVSIQAALPAGILSFTLVSGFMALAGYANTFVAQFHGAGDGPGCSRATAQGVLLALISWPLMLALIPLGLWLLRISGHAPEVLAEERAYFVILMLGSVTAPLGAALGGFFGGRGDTFTTMIANVIGNLINIVLDYAMIFGRWGFPEMGIRGAAWATVISGFISPALLSALYFSRRCNAGFRTRAEFQWDSVLMRRMLRFGLPAALHLVLDVGAFTLFVLLTGRLGPTALAASNIALSINNIAFMPLIGISIAASILVGQYQGRRQSAIAEKAGWTSLKLGWMYMGGIALTFVAFPEAYYRLFTWRGGAELPLEELLPVGRWLLFMMALWGMLDAVNLIVSGALKGAGDTRFVMIYSVVMAWGFWMTGELVIIFVLGGGIVPAWAWMTAFVFAVAAGFLWRFRSGRWKSIELIERQTPLQPTRPGAEALIAGD from the coding sequence ATGAGCAATAGCACTCCAGAAATGGCGCCCGGCGGATACCGGGAGACGCTGAAGGTGGCTTGGCCGCTGATCGTCAGCATGGGCTCCTTCACCCTGATGCAGTTCACGGATCGCCTTTTTCTCGCGTGGTACAGCGCCGTATCGATCCAGGCCGCGTTGCCGGCCGGCATCCTGTCGTTCACGCTGGTCAGCGGGTTCATGGCGCTCGCGGGGTACGCGAACACCTTCGTGGCCCAGTTCCACGGGGCGGGCGACGGGCCGGGCTGCAGCCGGGCGACGGCGCAGGGGGTCCTGCTCGCCCTGATTTCCTGGCCGCTCATGCTGGCGCTCATCCCGCTCGGTCTGTGGCTGCTGCGGATCAGCGGCCACGCGCCGGAAGTGCTGGCGGAGGAACGGGCCTATTTCGTGATCCTGATGCTGGGCAGTGTCACCGCGCCGCTGGGCGCGGCGCTCGGCGGGTTTTTCGGCGGTCGGGGCGACACGTTCACCACGATGATCGCGAACGTGATCGGGAACCTGATCAACATCGTCCTGGACTACGCGATGATTTTCGGGCGCTGGGGGTTCCCCGAGATGGGCATTCGCGGGGCGGCGTGGGCCACCGTGATCTCGGGCTTCATCAGCCCGGCTCTGCTGTCGGCCCTGTATTTCTCGCGGCGCTGCAACGCGGGCTTTCGGACGCGCGCGGAGTTCCAATGGGACTCCGTGCTCATGCGGCGGATGCTCCGGTTCGGGCTGCCCGCGGCCCTGCACCTGGTGCTGGACGTCGGGGCGTTCACGCTGTTTGTCCTGCTCACGGGTCGCCTGGGCCCGACGGCGCTCGCGGCCAGCAACATCGCCTTGAGCATCAACAACATCGCCTTCATGCCGCTCATCGGCATCAGCATCGCCGCGTCGATCCTCGTGGGCCAGTACCAGGGACGGCGGCAGAGCGCGATCGCCGAAAAGGCCGGCTGGACCTCGTTGAAGCTGGGCTGGATGTACATGGGCGGCATCGCCCTGACCTTCGTGGCGTTTCCGGAGGCCTACTATCGCCTGTTCACCTGGCGGGGCGGGGCGGAGCTGCCTCTGGAAGAACTCCTGCCCGTGGGCCGCTGGCTGCTCTTCATGATGGCCCTGTGGGGCATGCTCGACGCGGTCAACCTGATCGTCTCGGGTGCGCTCAAGGGGGCGGGCGACACGCGCTTCGTGATGATCTACTCCGTGGTCATGGCCTGGGGATTCTGGATGACCGGGGAGCTCGTGATCATCTTCGTGCTGGGCGGCGGCATCGTGCCGGCCTGGGCCTGGATGACCGCCTTCGTCTTCGCGGTCGCGGCGGGTTTCCTGTGGCGGTTCCGGTCCGGCCGGTGGAAGAGCATAGAACTGATCGAGCGCCAGACCCCGCTCCAGCCGACGCGGCCCGGCGCCGAGGCCCTGATCGCAGGGGATTGA